Proteins from a single region of Synergistaceae bacterium:
- the rpsR gene encoding 30S ribosomal protein S18, producing the protein MNEGRPGGGTGGPRGGMRRGGPRRRPKFCFYCADKQEKVDYKDVDKLRKYISERGKIVPRRVTGNCAKHQRLLTEAIKRARYMALLPYSLD; encoded by the coding sequence ATGAATGAAGGAAGACCGGGCGGAGGGACGGGAGGTCCTCGCGGAGGGATGCGAAGAGGCGGCCCCAGGCGACGCCCGAAGTTTTGTTTTTACTGCGCGGATAAGCAGGAAAAAGTCGATTATAAAGATGTGGATAAGTTGCGCAAGTATATCAGTGAGCGGGGTAAAATTGTCCCTCGCCGCGTAACGGGAAACTGCGCAAAGCATCAAAGGCTTTTGACGGAGGCCATCAAGAGAGCCAGATATATGGCGTTGCTCCCTTACTCTTTAGATTGA
- a CDS encoding aspartate-semialdehyde dehydrogenase, with amino-acid sequence MSGANIAVFGATGAVGVEMIKILEEFDLRRAGQGKEPLVKDLRLLASKGGRSARWRGGDIPVEAVGASSFEGIDIALFAVESDVSREWAPAAAQSGVVVIDNSSAFRMDPEIPLVVPEVNEEDIARHKGIIANPNCSTIIALVPLAPLHRAATLTRVVASTYQAVSGAGKAGLEELERQVRDYVQGKPLEALTFQYQIAFNLIPHIDAFGEGDYTKEELKMRNESRKILHAPDLRVSCTCVRVPVLRSHSEALTIETERPLSPDEARRLLENAPGVKVIDSPADKAYPMPLFASDQDLIYVGRVRRDESVEPGRNGLVLWVSGDQIRKGAATNAVQIAEKVWEGKMIP; translated from the coding sequence ATGTCGGGGGCTAATATTGCTGTGTTCGGCGCCACGGGGGCTGTTGGCGTGGAAATGATCAAAATCCTGGAGGAGTTCGACTTGCGGCGTGCGGGTCAGGGTAAAGAGCCTTTGGTGAAAGACTTGCGACTTCTGGCTTCCAAAGGAGGACGCTCCGCCAGGTGGCGCGGGGGTGATATACCGGTGGAGGCCGTCGGCGCATCGAGCTTCGAAGGTATCGACATCGCCCTTTTCGCGGTGGAGAGCGACGTCAGCCGAGAATGGGCCCCGGCGGCGGCCCAAAGTGGGGTTGTTGTCATCGACAACTCCAGCGCGTTTCGCATGGACCCGGAAATTCCTCTGGTGGTGCCGGAGGTGAACGAGGAGGACATCGCCCGCCACAAGGGGATCATCGCGAACCCCAACTGTTCCACCATCATCGCGCTGGTGCCCTTGGCTCCCCTTCACCGGGCCGCCACCCTCACCCGCGTCGTGGCGTCCACCTATCAGGCTGTGAGTGGCGCGGGCAAGGCCGGCCTAGAGGAGCTGGAGCGCCAAGTCAGAGATTACGTTCAGGGTAAACCCCTAGAGGCTTTAACCTTCCAATACCAGATCGCCTTCAACCTGATTCCCCACATCGACGCTTTTGGGGAGGGAGATTACACCAAAGAGGAGTTGAAGATGCGGAACGAGTCGCGTAAGATTTTGCATGCGCCTGATCTGCGCGTCAGTTGCACCTGTGTGCGCGTGCCGGTGTTGCGCAGCCACTCCGAGGCTCTAACAATCGAAACGGAACGCCCTCTTTCCCCTGACGAGGCTCGGAGGCTTCTGGAAAATGCCCCAGGAGTGAAGGTGATCGATTCGCCCGCCGACAAGGCCTACCCGATGCCCCTTTTCGCCTCTGATCAAGACCTGATTTACGTAGGCCGTGTCCGACGCGACGAAAGCGTCGAGCCAGGGCGCAACGGCCTTGTTCTTTGGGTATCCGGGGACCAGATCCGCAAAGGCGCCGCCACCAACGCCGTTCAGATCGCCGAAAAGGTGTGGGAAGGTAAAATGATTCCGTAG
- a CDS encoding M20/M25/M40 family metallo-hydrolase produces MGKRAYFLMLELVAIPSITGSKEGENLCARFIHDWLSRLDYFRSYPDDLRLWTLGKDFLGRLSVSALLRAARPTKKTVILTGHFDVVDVDVCGPLRPWAFDPLEYTERIGDLDLPQDVREDLNSGRYLFGRGVADMKAGLALDLCMLEDYAAQREDLEFNVLLLAVPDEEGDSTGMRGSLPHLVELREKEGLDFEFCVLTEPTFESGTPAVYYGTIGKIMPLYLCVGRESHVGEYHDGLNSTLIASYLNISLEGGKDTIETKGSQTFPPQSCLRMRDTRDRYAVTLPERTVLYYNCLIIEKTPAVVLEEMKSKAALALIGALAHVGRESTASRVLTVEDVLNKASTIAGDRKKLFAELLPRIKAEDERERNIEFLSLALDMTGEKGPLVVVGFIPPFYPPRVNRNERIGERAVRRGAFVVSEDLRRRGFDLTEVEIFQGITDLSFTGFQGDAEELTPLAANTPLWGKNYGLPLADLRKIDIPGVVLGPIGKDSHKITERVELNYSFNVLPSVLKKFVASVLRHYLDQ; encoded by the coding sequence ATGGGAAAACGGGCTTATTTTTTGATGCTGGAACTCGTGGCGATTCCCAGTATTACGGGCTCAAAGGAGGGAGAGAACCTTTGCGCGCGGTTTATTCACGATTGGCTTTCTCGGCTCGATTATTTCCGGAGCTACCCCGATGATCTGCGCCTTTGGACGTTAGGGAAAGATTTTCTTGGCCGCCTCTCGGTAAGCGCTCTATTGCGCGCGGCGCGGCCCACAAAGAAAACCGTGATTTTGACGGGGCATTTCGACGTGGTGGACGTCGACGTTTGCGGTCCCCTTCGCCCTTGGGCTTTTGACCCGCTGGAGTATACGGAGCGCATCGGAGACCTCGACTTGCCCCAAGACGTCCGAGAGGATCTGAATTCGGGACGTTATCTTTTCGGGCGAGGAGTCGCGGACATGAAGGCGGGGTTAGCTCTCGACCTTTGCATGTTGGAGGACTACGCGGCTCAGCGAGAAGATCTGGAGTTCAACGTTCTGTTGTTGGCTGTGCCTGACGAGGAAGGGGATTCCACGGGAATGAGGGGATCGCTTCCTCATCTGGTGGAGTTGCGGGAAAAAGAGGGACTCGACTTCGAGTTTTGTGTTCTGACGGAGCCCACGTTCGAGTCGGGGACTCCGGCGGTGTACTACGGAACGATCGGGAAGATCATGCCGCTTTATCTTTGTGTCGGACGCGAAAGTCACGTGGGGGAATATCATGATGGACTGAATTCCACTCTGATCGCGTCCTACCTCAATATTTCTCTGGAGGGGGGAAAGGATACAATTGAGACCAAGGGCTCTCAAACTTTCCCGCCCCAGTCTTGCCTGCGTATGCGGGACACCCGCGACCGTTACGCCGTGACTTTGCCTGAGCGTACCGTCCTTTATTACAATTGCCTTATCATTGAAAAAACACCCGCCGTGGTCTTGGAGGAAATGAAGAGCAAGGCAGCGTTGGCCTTGATTGGCGCCCTTGCTCACGTGGGCCGTGAAAGTACGGCGTCGCGGGTATTGACCGTGGAGGACGTACTAAACAAGGCATCTACGATAGCGGGTGATAGAAAAAAACTTTTTGCGGAACTCCTCCCGCGAATCAAGGCGGAAGACGAGCGAGAGCGTAACATCGAGTTTTTATCCCTAGCCCTGGACATGACGGGGGAGAAGGGGCCTCTGGTGGTGGTGGGTTTTATTCCTCCCTTCTATCCGCCTCGCGTCAACCGGAACGAGCGGATAGGCGAGCGGGCGGTGCGTCGTGGGGCGTTTGTCGTGAGCGAAGATCTGAGGCGCCGAGGGTTCGATCTTACGGAGGTGGAAATCTTTCAAGGCATTACTGACTTAAGCTTCACGGGATTTCAAGGCGACGCCGAGGAACTGACGCCTCTGGCAGCCAATACTCCATTATGGGGGAAAAACTACGGCCTGCCTCTAGCGGACCTGAGAAAAATAGACATTCCTGGTGTCGTTCTGGGTCCGATCGGCAAAGATTCCCACAAAATCACGGAAAGGGTGGAACTGAATTACTCCTTCAATGTGCTGCCTTCTGTGTTGAAGAAATTCGTCGCGTCGGTCTTACGCCATTATCTTGATCAGTGA
- the rplI gene encoding 50S ribosomal protein L9, translating into MQVILKKDVNKVGKAGQLLDVSNGYARNFLFSRDLAEEATEGKIADMKNRQQNRKAKEEKERHASEEDKKRLQGKGVRVLASVGESGKLFGSVTVVQIAEALKAQYGLDVDKRHIKLSEPVKQPGSYRISVRLYAGVQAEMTLFVENQSA; encoded by the coding sequence ATGCAGGTCATTTTGAAGAAGGACGTCAATAAAGTAGGCAAAGCAGGACAACTTCTGGACGTCAGCAACGGATATGCGCGTAACTTCCTGTTTTCGCGAGATCTGGCTGAGGAAGCCACTGAGGGTAAAATCGCGGATATGAAAAACCGGCAACAGAACAGGAAAGCCAAAGAGGAAAAAGAACGTCACGCCTCCGAAGAGGATAAAAAACGTCTTCAAGGCAAAGGAGTTCGGGTTCTCGCGAGTGTGGGGGAAAGCGGAAAACTGTTTGGAAGCGTCACGGTCGTGCAAATTGCCGAAGCCCTGAAAGCGCAATATGGGCTCGATGTCGATAAACGACACATCAAATTATCTGAGCCGGTGAAACAGCCGGGAAGTTACAGGATCTCCGTTCGCCTTTACGCGGGGGTACAAGCGGAGATGACGCTGTTCGTAGAAAACCAGAGCGCTTAA
- a CDS encoding GIY-YIG nuclease family protein yields the protein MRRRHVPFYADYADWADWTDWTDWTDNLERRTNAHNMDKGSRYTRSRLPLTLVYSEEFASKNEAVRREREIENEKSRK from the coding sequence TTGCGGCGACGGCACGTTCCGTTCTACGCTGACTACGCTGACTGGGCTGACTGGACGGACTGGACGGACTGGACGGATAATCTCGAAAGAAGGACTAACGCCCATAACATGGACAAGGGCAGCCGCTACACTCGCTCCCGCTTGCCGCTGACACTGGTGTACAGCGAGGAATTTGCCTCTAAAAACGAGGCCGTGAGGCGAGAACGAGAAATCGAGAACGAGAAATCAAGAAAATGA
- a CDS encoding YybS family protein yields the protein MYRYTWGGTMEGPNKSRKIVISTTSLVRCFLLSSASTVLFCAASFVPLLGIAAFLFSPTPLALLGVQENKIWMTAGLLGAAIFLLYFMGPWVFSYFLVTQGFLCFGLTLPLGKVKSGGEGLLFCTVTSIVSKIIFMALFVKLTGKHPVMVDVSALRVLLVQTYSGGLGQDVAPLTDLVERTITLISYMTPSFVIFLSMVDSFLNYRLCETLQRRRAVMLPALPPLGTWRFSGSLFWALLCAFILSVVAEEWPLAIMLSLNLKFLVNMFFFLQGISLIWWWLTKRAVHVLLRGLIVSLLCLPVLGMWVIALGVGDICFDFRTKKRK from the coding sequence TTGTATCGTTATACGTGGGGAGGAACTATGGAGGGACCGAATAAATCTCGCAAAATAGTTATTTCGACGACGTCTCTTGTGCGGTGCTTTTTGTTATCATCCGCATCCACGGTGCTTTTTTGCGCCGCCTCTTTTGTTCCTCTCTTGGGTATAGCGGCTTTTTTGTTTTCTCCGACGCCCCTTGCCCTTTTAGGGGTACAAGAAAATAAAATATGGATGACCGCGGGGCTTTTGGGCGCCGCGATATTTTTGTTGTATTTTATGGGGCCCTGGGTTTTTAGCTATTTTTTGGTGACCCAGGGGTTTTTATGTTTCGGATTGACGCTACCTTTGGGCAAGGTCAAAAGCGGGGGCGAAGGTCTGCTTTTCTGTACAGTAACTTCCATTGTATCTAAAATCATCTTCATGGCCTTATTCGTCAAACTGACGGGAAAACATCCTGTTATGGTGGACGTTAGCGCGTTGCGCGTTTTGTTGGTGCAGACGTACTCAGGGGGATTAGGGCAGGACGTGGCGCCTTTGACCGACTTGGTGGAGCGGACGATAACGCTCATTTCCTATATGACGCCTTCTTTTGTCATTTTTTTGTCGATGGTCGACTCGTTTCTTAACTATCGGTTGTGCGAAACTTTGCAACGAAGACGCGCGGTGATGTTGCCTGCCCTGCCTCCCCTGGGAACGTGGCGTTTTTCCGGGAGTTTATTCTGGGCTTTGCTCTGCGCGTTCATTCTTTCCGTTGTTGCGGAGGAATGGCCTCTTGCGATTATGTTGAGCCTCAACCTGAAGTTCCTGGTCAACATGTTTTTCTTTTTGCAGGGGATATCCCTCATTTGGTGGTGGCTCACGAAGCGCGCGGTACATGTCCTTTTGCGGGGTCTGATTGTCTCGCTTCTTTGTCTGCCCGTTTTGGGAATGTGGGTCATCGCCCTGGGAGTGGGGGACATTTGTTTCGATTTCAGGACGAAAAAAAGAAAATAA
- the rpsF gene encoding 30S ribosomal protein S6 gives MRHYEMLVLMSAELEEPKEEIEKVEEVIRNLGGAVTKVEPWGKKELAYPIQKKTKGIYALFNFDLEPEQTFELRRVLGLRSNIYRQMVILRDE, from the coding sequence GTGCGGCATTATGAAATGTTGGTTCTGATGAGTGCCGAACTCGAAGAGCCGAAAGAAGAGATTGAAAAGGTCGAAGAAGTCATACGCAACCTTGGCGGCGCAGTTACCAAGGTCGAACCGTGGGGAAAAAAAGAATTGGCTTACCCCATTCAGAAGAAAACGAAAGGTATTTACGCGCTCTTTAATTTTGACTTAGAACCGGAGCAAACTTTCGAGCTAAGACGTGTACTCGGTTTACGGAGCAATATTTATCGTCAGATGGTTATTTTGCGGGACGAGTAA
- the dnaB gene encoding replicative DNA helicase, whose translation MMYDRVAPQNTGAERAVLGACLLEQEALGSAVEVLIPDDFYDMNHRAAFEIMADMFGANRPVELVTLGEELAKRGLYEKLGGQSFFSSLVAEVPTTANIEYHASIVKEKSIRRRLIEAGNQIVRLGYATDMDNAMALDEAERAVFEVTQNNNKVDFRPVREILGGTFAKIEEQYRRSGAKVSGFDSGFTDLDLLTGGFQPGSLNIIAARPSMGKTALALNVAQFGGGRTGDCILIFSLEMSSDQLVQRMLGSEAQINIHAMRTGVMGKSEWDELMAAAGRLAKAPIYIDDSSMLSTMEFRSRCRRFKARYPTLGLIIVDYLQLMSFGGRPTDNKQQEVAEISRMLKGVARELQCPVIALSQLSRAVEQRPEKKPVLSDLRDSGAIEQDADTVMLLYRPDYYDGAVNPDLDSEAFLTLSKNRNGPTNEIRLIFKREFTRFFNATSM comes from the coding sequence ATGATGTACGATCGTGTAGCCCCCCAGAACACGGGGGCCGAACGGGCGGTTTTAGGCGCTTGTCTGCTGGAACAAGAAGCACTAGGTAGTGCCGTGGAAGTCCTGATCCCTGATGATTTTTACGATATGAATCATAGGGCCGCCTTCGAGATCATGGCCGACATGTTTGGGGCGAATCGTCCCGTTGAACTGGTAACTTTGGGCGAGGAACTGGCGAAGCGGGGTCTTTATGAAAAATTGGGAGGACAGTCCTTTTTTTCCTCTCTCGTGGCCGAGGTGCCCACGACGGCCAACATCGAATACCACGCCAGCATTGTCAAGGAAAAATCCATCCGCCGCCGCCTAATTGAGGCCGGCAACCAGATTGTACGTCTGGGCTACGCGACAGACATGGACAATGCTATGGCCCTGGACGAGGCGGAGCGCGCGGTTTTTGAGGTCACCCAAAACAACAATAAAGTGGACTTCAGGCCCGTTCGCGAAATTTTAGGTGGAACTTTCGCTAAAATCGAAGAACAATACCGACGTAGCGGCGCGAAGGTCAGCGGTTTTGATTCGGGATTCACGGATCTGGATCTCTTGACGGGAGGTTTTCAACCGGGCAGCCTTAACATCATCGCTGCGCGGCCGTCGATGGGAAAGACGGCGCTCGCTCTGAATGTCGCCCAGTTTGGAGGTGGACGAACGGGGGATTGCATTTTGATCTTCAGCCTCGAAATGTCCAGTGACCAATTGGTCCAAAGGATGTTGGGCTCCGAGGCGCAAATCAACATTCACGCCATGCGGACGGGAGTCATGGGTAAATCCGAGTGGGACGAGCTGATGGCCGCGGCGGGGAGGTTAGCGAAGGCCCCGATTTACATCGACGATAGCTCCATGCTCTCGACGATGGAATTTCGTTCCCGGTGCCGCCGTTTTAAGGCGCGATATCCGACTTTAGGTTTGATTATCGTGGACTACCTCCAACTGATGAGTTTTGGCGGGCGTCCCACGGATAACAAACAGCAGGAAGTCGCGGAGATTTCCCGTATGCTCAAAGGGGTAGCCAGAGAGTTGCAGTGTCCCGTCATCGCCTTGTCCCAGCTTTCCAGAGCCGTGGAACAGCGACCGGAGAAAAAACCGGTGCTTTCTGATCTGCGGGACTCTGGCGCGATCGAGCAAGACGCAGATACGGTTATGTTGCTCTATCGGCCCGATTACTATGACGGCGCGGTCAACCCTGACCTGGACAGTGAGGCTTTTTTGACCTTGTCCAAAAATCGCAACGGTCCCACCAACGAAATCCGCCTTATCTTCAAAAGGGAATTCACCCGGTTTTTCAACGCCACGAGCATGTAG
- the ssb gene encoding single-stranded DNA-binding protein, whose amino-acid sequence MARGFNKVILMGNLARDPEVRYTVDKRAWARFTVAVNFSRKNKNGEYEESVDFIPVTTWGPLGEHCGRYLKKGSAVLVEGKIKVRAYEARDGSGKKYATDVMADNVQFVGPKQTSDTAGEFAGAPADTGGVARPVSNDADFGKSIREKGFGNEFPMDFSEMGESDEGETEIPF is encoded by the coding sequence ATGGCCAGGGGATTCAACAAAGTCATTTTGATGGGAAACCTAGCTCGGGATCCTGAGGTCCGCTACACGGTGGATAAACGAGCCTGGGCGCGTTTTACTGTAGCGGTAAATTTTTCGCGGAAAAACAAAAACGGAGAATACGAAGAAAGCGTAGATTTTATTCCCGTAACGACCTGGGGACCGTTGGGAGAGCATTGTGGACGCTATCTGAAAAAAGGAAGCGCGGTGTTGGTCGAAGGCAAAATCAAAGTTCGCGCTTATGAAGCCCGTGACGGCAGCGGTAAGAAATACGCTACGGACGTAATGGCGGATAACGTTCAGTTTGTAGGCCCTAAACAGACCTCTGATACCGCGGGGGAGTTTGCTGGAGCGCCTGCAGATACTGGGGGTGTAGCTCGCCCTGTGAGCAATGACGCGGATTTTGGAAAAAGTATACGGGAGAAGGGTTTCGGCAACGAGTTCCCTATGGACTTTTCCGAAATGGGAGAGAGCGACGAAGGAGAAACCGAAATCCCATTTTAG
- a CDS encoding manganese efflux pump MntP family protein, with amino-acid sequence MFVWESVVSALSLAMDAFAVALCVGATGGNSGAAVRMGTACGIFQFFMPLIGWFLGVYSMDYIASFDHWVAFGLLTLVGGNMIYSSFSPAESYSADPTRLAVLLYLALATSIDALAVGASFAMVGKPVLWLATVAGMATGALCFGGVQVGRRVGCKLGKRVELLGGALLCLIGLNVLRAHMGA; translated from the coding sequence ATGTTTGTATGGGAGTCCGTTGTTTCCGCGTTATCCCTAGCCATGGACGCATTTGCCGTGGCTTTGTGTGTGGGAGCGACAGGGGGGAACTCCGGAGCGGCTGTTCGTATGGGAACGGCCTGCGGAATTTTTCAGTTTTTCATGCCCTTGATCGGGTGGTTTTTAGGGGTCTACAGCATGGATTATATCGCGTCCTTCGATCATTGGGTGGCCTTTGGCCTTTTGACTCTGGTGGGAGGAAATATGATCTATAGTTCGTTTTCCCCCGCGGAGTCCTATTCCGCGGATCCTACCCGCCTGGCGGTGCTGCTGTACCTAGCGCTGGCCACGTCTATTGATGCCTTGGCGGTGGGGGCGAGTTTCGCTATGGTGGGCAAACCCGTGTTGTGGCTGGCGACCGTGGCGGGGATGGCTACGGGAGCGCTCTGTTTTGGCGGCGTGCAGGTCGGACGACGAGTGGGGTGCAAGCTGGGGAAACGGGTCGAGCTGCTGGGAGGCGCGCTTTTGTGCCTGATTGGCCTCAACGTTCTGAGAGCCCACATGGGAGCGTGA
- the dapA gene encoding 4-hydroxy-tetrahydrodipicolinate synthase, with protein MFQGTGTALITPFTTGGVDYHNFGRFIDWQIDQKVEFLVVLGTTGESPAVTEAEREEIVRFAVDRAQGRVPVVIGTGGNNTPHVVESSTRAEQLGADGVLVVTPYYNKPSQEGLFQHFKSVAERVGIPMILYNVPGRTGVNLLPDTVVRLAEVGNIVAIKEASGNQAQVDETIRKLRRVRPEFMVLSGNDDQAFHLINAGGRGLISVLSNIAPKETSDMVRAALAGRVMEARDLHLKLFPLMKSLFMETSPMPVKYAVSKLGYCDNRMRLPLVEASQNCMAQINGDMKECLGV; from the coding sequence ATGTTCCAGGGGACAGGTACCGCGCTGATTACCCCGTTTACCACCGGCGGGGTCGATTATCACAATTTCGGAAGGTTCATCGATTGGCAGATTGACCAAAAGGTGGAATTTTTGGTGGTGTTGGGGACCACGGGAGAGAGTCCCGCCGTAACCGAAGCCGAGCGCGAGGAGATTGTCCGCTTCGCCGTAGATCGGGCCCAGGGGCGCGTTCCCGTGGTCATTGGAACGGGGGGCAATAACACGCCCCATGTCGTGGAGAGCAGTACGCGGGCCGAACAGCTCGGGGCCGACGGAGTTCTGGTGGTCACCCCCTATTACAACAAGCCGTCTCAAGAGGGTCTTTTCCAGCATTTTAAATCCGTGGCCGAGAGAGTGGGGATTCCGATGATTCTGTACAATGTGCCGGGGCGCACGGGGGTCAATTTGCTTCCAGACACTGTGGTCCGCCTGGCGGAGGTAGGGAACATCGTCGCCATCAAGGAAGCGTCTGGCAACCAGGCTCAGGTGGACGAAACGATCCGCAAACTTCGCCGGGTGCGTCCCGAGTTCATGGTTCTGTCGGGCAATGACGACCAGGCTTTTCATCTGATCAACGCGGGGGGGCGCGGGCTCATCTCCGTTCTCTCGAATATCGCCCCCAAGGAGACCTCTGACATGGTCCGCGCCGCGCTGGCCGGACGCGTGATGGAGGCTCGCGACTTACATTTGAAACTTTTCCCGCTGATGAAAAGCTTGTTCATGGAAACCAGCCCCATGCCGGTCAAGTATGCCGTCAGCAAATTGGGCTATTGTGACAACCGGATGCGTCTGCCCCTGGTGGAGGCGTCGCAGAACTGCATGGCCCAAATCAACGGCGACATGAAAGAGTGCTTGGGGGTTTGA
- a CDS encoding exopolyphosphatase, with product MRLLTRSDFDGLMCAVLLKELDLFEGKKFVHPKDIQDGVIEVTNEDILVNVPYAPGCGMWFDHHTSEDARGLMYQFKYVGASWPAPSCARVIYEYYGGAKGRLARFKQVVVEADKCDSAHFTREEVLNPEGMVLLSFIMDPRTGFGRYRDFRISNYQLMDCLIDYLRTMEIEEIMWLEDLQERVRLYGEHKEPFHKMMKDNSWADGAAVITDLRGIEETYVGNRHVIYALFPDQNVSVRVFDGREKQFCVFSVGYSILNRTATVDVGKLMLKYGGGGHRRVGTCQVPYVEVDRILKEIVEEINARNWQMLNIAGLEEF from the coding sequence ATGCGACTTCTAACCCGATCCGATTTCGACGGTTTGATGTGTGCCGTGTTGCTTAAGGAACTGGATCTTTTTGAAGGAAAAAAATTTGTACACCCTAAAGATATTCAAGATGGCGTAATAGAAGTAACAAACGAGGATATCTTGGTGAATGTTCCTTACGCCCCGGGATGCGGCATGTGGTTCGACCATCATACTAGTGAAGACGCCAGAGGACTTATGTATCAGTTCAAGTACGTAGGGGCTTCGTGGCCAGCGCCTAGTTGCGCTCGTGTGATTTACGAGTACTATGGGGGCGCGAAAGGTCGTTTGGCGCGTTTCAAGCAGGTGGTCGTGGAAGCGGACAAGTGCGATTCGGCTCATTTTACCCGTGAAGAGGTGCTCAACCCCGAAGGTATGGTGTTACTTTCTTTCATTATGGACCCAAGGACGGGGTTTGGGCGGTATAGGGATTTTCGCATCTCTAATTATCAACTGATGGACTGTTTGATTGATTACCTCCGTACAATGGAAATCGAGGAAATCATGTGGTTGGAAGATCTGCAGGAACGTGTGCGTCTTTATGGCGAGCATAAAGAACCCTTCCATAAGATGATGAAAGACAATTCTTGGGCAGATGGCGCGGCCGTTATCACCGACTTGAGAGGAATAGAGGAGACTTACGTGGGCAATCGCCACGTGATCTACGCGCTTTTCCCCGATCAAAACGTTTCGGTCCGCGTTTTTGATGGTCGGGAAAAGCAGTTTTGTGTGTTTTCGGTAGGATACAGCATCCTCAACCGCACTGCCACTGTGGATGTGGGGAAACTCATGTTGAAGTACGGCGGAGGCGGGCACCGGAGGGTAGGAACATGTCAGGTTCCTTACGTGGAGGTCGACAGAATCTTGAAAGAGATCGTCGAGGAGATCAACGCCCGCAACTGGCAAATGTTGAACATTGCTGGACTGGAAGAATTTTAG